From a region of the Cucumis sativus cultivar 9930 chromosome 6, Cucumber_9930_V3, whole genome shotgun sequence genome:
- the LOC101207445 gene encoding probable methyltransferase PMT27 has protein sequence MALGRPRSSKRSSSSSSYASTVTTVVFLALCVLGVWMLTSNSAVPPQTTTRTSSDSSTSSTSTIATTTDFVSSSEEPQLPKSEDKESTPAFEDNPGDLPLDAIKSDDSSNIVSDNDAKSREDRPKDNANDVQEPRDNNEAQLSEESTMTQNQQVEATQKIEEKLDLGGNQEQNTNLPDQSNESTEHVESDNSKSNDTPNDTSLEINGQEQQQQQQQQPEEPENNANPQDIQATIANIEQQQATDIPEISGDSQNDQPKLGTEGEKITQEPEIHNQDDDKAQQQTQQQQEQDSSNTNNNNEETPSLEQNQPRKRHRGKNKSTEDQESQQTESKESQEVPKDSKTEIKVEETTTAGSLETSGIPKESKESKKSWSTQAAQSENEKDRRREESSSDGSIYGYTWQMCNVTAGPDYIPCLDNEKAIKQLRTTKHFEHRERHCPEEGPTCLVSLPEGYKRSIEWPRSRDKIWYHNVPHTKLAEVKGHQNWVKVTGEFLTFPGGGTQFIHGALHYIEFLQQSVPDIAWGKRTRVILDVGCGVASFGGFLFEKDVLTMSFAPKDEHEAQVQFALERGIPAISAVMGSQRLPFPSMVFDTIHCARCRVPWHVEGGMLLLELNRVLRPGGFFVWSATPVYQTLEEDVEIWKEMSALTKSMCWELVTIQKDKLNSVGAAIYRKPISNECYDQRKHKRPPMCKNDDDPNAAWYVPLQACMHRAPVDNTVRGSSWPEQWPQRLQAPPYWLNSSQMGVYGKPAPQDFSTDYEHWKRVVNKTYMNGLGINLSNIRNVMDMRSVYGGFAAALRDLKVWVMNVVNIDSPDTLPVIYERGLFGIYHDWCESFSTYPRTYDLLHADHLFSKLKKRCKLQPVLAEVDRIVRPGGKLIVRDESSTIGEVENLLKSLRWEVHLTFSKNQEGLLSAQKGDWRPDTYAESS, from the exons ATGGCTCTTGGAAGGCCTCGTAGTAGCAAAAGATCatcctcctcttcttcctaTGCTTCAACCGTTACAACTGTCGTCTTCTTAGCCTTATGTGTTCTTGGAGTATGGATGCTGACCTCCAACTCTGCTGTTCCCCCGCAAACCACCACTCGCACTTCTTCTGACTCTTCAACTTCCTCCACCTCCACCATTGCCACCACCACTGACTTTGTGTCTTCCTCTGAGGAACCCCAACTCCCCAAATCCGAGGACAAAGAGTCCACTCCTGCCTTTGAGGATAATCCTGGTGACCTCCCTCTTGATGCGATTAAATCCGATGATAGTTCTAATATTGTTAGCGATAATGATGCAAAATCTCGTGAGGATCGTCCCAAGGATAACGCCAATGATGTGCAAGAACCTAGAGATAACAATGAGGCTCAATTGTCGGAAGAGAGTACAATGACTCAAAACCAACAAGTGGAAGCAACccaaaaaattgaagagaaattaGATTTGGGAGGAAACCAAgaacaaaatactaatttaCCTGATCAAAGCAATGAATCAACAGAGCATGTAGAATCTGACAATAGTAAATCCAATGATACACCCAATGATACATCGTTGGAAATCAATGGGCAAGAAcaacagcagcagcagcaacaacaacCGGAAGAACCTGAAAACAACGCTAATCCACAAGATATTCAAGCAACAATCGCAAACATAGAGCAACAACAAGCAACCGATATCCCGGAAATAAGTGGAGACTCCCAAAACGATCAACCGAAACTTGGGACTGAAGGCGAAAAAATTACACAAGAACCTGAAATTCATAACCAGGATGATGATAAGGCCCAACAACAGACACAACAGCAACAAGAACAGGACAGCTCAAACACGAATAACAACAATGAAGAAACTCCCTCATTGGAGCAAAATCAACCACGAAAGAGACACCGAGGCAAAAATAAGTCAACTGAGGATCAAGAATCCCAACAAACAGAATCCAAAGAGAGCCAAGAAGTCCCAAAGGACTCGAAAACGGAAATCAAAGTGGAAGAGACAACTACAGCAGGGTCACTCGAGACCTCGGGGATACCCAAGGAGTCAAAGGAGTCCAAAAAGTCATGGTCAACGCAGGCAGCGCAGTCAGAGAACGAGAAAGATCGTCGACGAGAAGAATCAAGCAGTGATGGCAGCATCTATGGGTACACATGGCAGATGTGCAATGTCACAGCGGGACCTGATTACATTCCTTGTTTGGATAACGAGAAAGCAATTAAGCAGCTACGTACGACAAAACACTTCGAGCACAGGGAGAGACACTGCCCGGAGGAGGGACCTACCTGCTTGGTCTCTCTCCCGGAAGGTTACAAAAGATCCATTGAATGGCCTAGAAGTAGAGACAAG ATTTGGTACCACAATGTACCACATACAAAACTTGCTGAAGTGAAAGgccaccaaaattgggtcaaGGTCACCGGTGAGTTCTTGACTTTCCCCGGCGGTGGCACCCAGTTCATCCACGGCGCTTTGCACTACATAGAATTTCTTCAacaa TCGGTACCGGATATTGCATGGGGAAAGAGAACAAGAGTGATATTGGACGTAGGCTGTGGAGTCGCCAGCTTCGGCGGCTTTCTGTTTGAAAAAGATGTGCTTACAATGTCGTTTGCTCCAAAAGACGAACATGAAGCTCAAGTCCAATTTGCCCTGGAGAGGGGAATTCCAGCCATTTCTGCTGTTATGGGCTCACAACGTCTGCCATTTCCAAGCATGGTTTTTGATACTATTCACTGTGCTCGATGTAGAGTGCCTTGGCATGTAGAAG GTGGAATGCTTCTTTTAGAATTGAATCGAGTGCTGAGACCAGggggtttttttgtttggtccGCAACTCCAGTGTACCAGACCCTAGAAGAAGACGTTGAGATTTGGAAAG aaaTGTCTGCTTTGACGAAATCTATGTGTTGGGAGCTTGTGACAATTCAAAAGGACAAGCTGAACTCCGTAGGCGCTGCCATTTACAGGAAACCAATCTCAAACGAATGCTACGATCAAAGAAAACACAAGCGTCCCCCAATGTGCAAAAACGATGACGACCCAAACGCTGCATG GTATGTGCCACTGCAGGCATGCATGCACCGTGCGCCGGTTGACAACACTGTGAGAGGAAGCAGCTGGCCAGAGCAATGGCCTCAGAGGTTGCAAGCACCACCTTACTGGCTAAATAGCTCCCAAATGGGGGTTTATGGCAAACCGGCTCCTCAAGATTTCTCAACTGATTATGAACATTGGAAAAGAGTAGTGAATAAAACTTACATGAATGGATTAGGCATAAATTTGTCCAACATTAGGAATGTGATGGATATGAGATCTGTTTATGGCGG GTTTGCAGCAGCTCTGAGAGACCTTAAAGTCTGGGTAATGAATGTGGTGAATATTGACTCTCCCGATACACTTCCAGTGATCTACGAGCGCGGTCTCTTCGGAATTTACCATGATTGGTGTGAATCCTTCAGCACATATCCAAGAACATATGATCTACTACATGCTGATCATCTTTTCtccaaattgaaaaagag ATGCAAACTGCAACCTGTCTTGGCAGAGGTCGACCGAATAGTAAGACCTGGAGGCAAATTGATCGTTCGAGATGAGTCCAGTACAATTGGAGAAGTGGAGAACTTGTTGAAGTCTCTCCGTTGGGAAGTTCACCTGACCTTCTCCAAAAACCAGGAAGGGCTGCTGAGTGCTCAGAAAGGTGATTGGCGACCAGATACTTATGCTGAGTCTTCCTGA